TTAAGAGGGCAAGTCTAGAGGATCCACCCCAGCCCTGTTCGTATGTAATATAAAGCTTTCTTTGTCTTCAGTCTACCTTCATAAAATCCTGGCTGATTCAAGAAAGAACAATTAGTACTTGATCTATGCAATAATAAGAATGAATtctttactgtacagtattaattTCTGGATCCATAACAATCTgtactgcatttaattttatttattgttccaTTGTGTCATTTAATTACAGCACTATATACTATTACTGTGTATTAGTAGATTTTTACCATGAATAGATGCAGAacttgtgaaaaaataaaaagcccgATGGTGTAATGTATCATTCTTGCATGTTTGTACATTCTTATGGTTCATATAAAACAGTAGAAGGATATTTTTCACTACTGACAAAGCTGACTTGCAACGGGAGTCATTAAAATGGAGCCCAGTTGTAAACGAAGGACTGGCCGTATATTATTGTGGCACGCACCGCCGgggggtttggatggggcaaaaaagGACTCGGAGATAGTGTTCATGATGAACAATTTATTAGAAGaacagcaccagggaaataatgctctcggccTGGGAATCCCGCTTCCTgcaggacctgcgcttacagccagccttcctagcCTACTTAGCACTTGGTGCCTGGTACCTCTCTCCCCCCACACTTGCAgccacagtcaacccaccatgtCCCCCCGacgtgcccccagtggttacacacattatttacaggttttccagaatgcaactatttacacaaaaccagtaacgcgggtcgttacattatttatttcttatattGCAATGACCCAGATCTGTCGGTTAACAAtagcaaaaagaaaatgaaaatgtgcagaaattaaTTCATGCCAGGATCAGTTACAAGTATCATAGCAATTCCTACctgttcaaaatatttttactttcttgtTACATTGAATGCCTGCTCTGAACCCATAACCAGAGACAGTAGCTGGGTTTCAATGACCTGTTTGGGCTTGGCTACATGCATGTATTTCTACCgtgtctttgtcaagactgGGGAAAGGACTCGTATGACAGTGTAGCaagcagaaattaattaatatgcCTATTGTATTAACACCGggtatattttttatatgatgTTATGGCGGGTTTTTCATTGCACTGGGTTCCGTTACGCTTTTGAAGTGTGCACGTAATTTTTACAAACGCTTTTTTAATTGTCACACTTTTTCATAAATATCTTGTCATAAAACTAATGTTAAGAACAAATAACTGTGGAGAATGGATAAATTGCAGTAACAAATTTCAATgagaaaaaacatttgaaaatccTTTAAATATGAGTGCATCTGTTTCGGCGCAGGTCGATACCAAACTTTCCTTTCCCTAttgtttttatcattatatGGTGCTTTTAGAaaatattcagaccccttcagttttttatgttgcattcatatgcaaaaataatttccattaaCTTTTCCCTTCAATTTACCCTCAATATCCCATAATGACTAagcaaaagcaggattttaaacattttgctaatttattaaaaataagacaCTGAAATATCATCTAACTACTGAAACCCTTTACGTAGCTGGCAGTGATTACAGCCTGGAGTCTTCTTGGGTATAACTTGACAAGCTCTGTGTACCTGGATTTAgggattttctgccatttttttctgaagatcCTCTCAAGCTCTGTCAGCTTGCTTGGGGACCATCAGTAGACAGCTATTTTTTGGTCCCTCCAGAGATGTTCAATTGGATTTAGGTCCAGGCTCTGGTTGGGTGACTCAAAGACATTCACAGAGCTGTCCCTAAGTCACTCGtttgttgtctttgctttgtgcttaaAGTCATTGTCCTATTGGAAAGTGAACCTTCACACCAGAGCGCTCTAGAGAAGGATTTTATGAAGGACATCACTGTACTTTGCTCCATCCAGATTTCCCTGGACTCTGCCATGTCTCCAAGTTTTAATTGTTGAAAAACAACCccgcagcatgatgctgccaccaccattcTTCACCGTTGGGATGGTATTGCGCAGGTGATGAACAGTGCCTAGTTTCTTCCAGAAATGACACTTAGAATTGAGGTTCAACTGTTCAATCTTGGTTTCTCACAATTTGAGAGTCATTTAAGTGTCTTTTTTGTAAACTCAAAGTAAGTTTTCATGTGTCTTTTACTAAGGAGAGGTTTCCATCTGGCCTCTCTACCAAAAAGCCCAGATAAGTAGAATGTTGCAGTGATGGTTGCCATTCTGGAAGTTTCTCTCATCTCCGCACAGGATCTCTGGAGCTCAGCTAGAGTGACTATCACTCTTGGGAGTCTCTCTAACCAAGGCCTTTCCCCCCGATTGCTCAGTTTGACCAGGTGGTCAGCTCTAGGAAGAGTCAGGATGGTTCCAGACTTCTTCCATTTGAATAATTATGCAGGGCACTATGCTCTTCGGAATCTTCCACGCTGGAGAAAATTTTTTGTAGTCTTCCCCAGATCTATGCCTCAACTCAGTCTTGTCTCTAAGCTATGCAAGCAATTCCTTTGACCTCATGGTTTGGCTTTTGCTCTGGTAACACATTGTTAACTGTGGGACATTCTatagacaggtgtgtgccttattaaatcatgtccaatcaactaaatttaccacaggtggactcaaaacaaggtgtagaaacatctcaCAGATTATCAATAGAAATGGGATGCATCCTAactaaatttcaagtgtcatagcaaagggtTTGAATACATATGTCAATATGATAtctcagttttttatttttataaaattgctaaattttctaaaaatctgtttttgctttgtcattatgtGGTATTTAGTGTAGACTGATGCAGGGAAACTGATGATtgtagcataaggctgcaacataaggAAAGGCAAAAGTGAAGGGGtatgaatactttctgaatgcactgtaaacaaaataaataagaagtttTCAATCTGAAAACTGtacaaggctacagcagcataccGACAGCAATCTAACAACAGTAGTCACTGAAGTAAATGAATATCACAGTAaagcataaattaataaatagtatAGATGGCTCATTGCAACTATGTACGTTATATTAGCATTTCAACCCTACTAATAATAAGCAGTAATACATACAGACATTATTTCaatgtattaacatttatgtAGATATATAAAGTCACAAAATGAAGACCTGGAAGTAGTTTTATAGCTAatctaataaatattacattcttTGTATGGCTATGGTGAGGTTCTTTTTCTGCTTGGCTAAATTACAATcccaaaatgaaattatgtgtCCATAGCAATTGCTAAAATCCACAGaagataaaaatttgaaaaaatttaaaggaaTACCATAGataattaatttacaaaattttactCAGATCTGATTGACTGCATTACATCCTCACCATAATCTTAAGACTTGACCCTACAATGCGTAACAGAAGCAAACACAAAAGAGGGTACTTAACTCACCGGCTGTGGTGGACAGGAGCAGGGATGAGAGCATGAGGATGAACAGACAGCTCTCCATCTCCATGAGCACAAACCAACTGTCCTCAGAGCAAAGTTCAGAACCCAACCTtgagctgtgagctctcagggcgagcgagtgcctttgtaccatcctggacccccatggagaacacgcccccagccaccaatcacactcagcattgccttatgagaggagtacaggaacacatgaaaagtgtggaaacaccaatcagaggaatctctgtgtgtttcctccatatatacagatactgtaGCGCCGAAGTCTGATCTGACTCCGCCTTCCACTGTAAACCATTCAAACACCAACATTCACAACACAGTTAAAATGTGAGCTCAAgggattttaaattaattactagAAGTGACACAGGTGAATTTATGGAGgttttctataaaaattaaaagtggcagaaataaacaaaaaaaaaggcaaatgaaaagagaaactaTCTCCCTCGACAAATAATAAGCCAACAGCAAGCATGGTCCCACAATGAAGTTCACTGTTTCTCTCAAATCCATCTGTATACCCTGGGGTTTCACACGCGGCACGTGGCACTCGTCACCCAAACTTGAAAGTGAAGGATGTGGGAGATGTGGTCTATCCTCCCATGGAGAGACCCATACAAAGAACAATTAGAACCACAGCTTTATTAATACTTTTCATCAGCCATGTCCTTGTGTTTCTGATATTGACCTTTATCTGCAGTAGGTGGCAGGACTGAGCTATGCATCAAGTCTCATTTAAAAGGCACAGAAGGAATATCCTGTACAAATAGCATGAACAAATTACAAATAGCATGAACTTGCTCCCCAtttcctgctttaatttctccatcAATCACTTCATGTTGATCCATGCTGCCGACtacaaatgacattttacatttgttggaGGAACAAATTTTGACTCGGTatagtttgacttttttttggaaatgaagCTCTTCCACCCAGCAGCAGGGCTTACATTCTCTGCCAAGGTGAAGTGCAGTAAATGTGGAGCAGTTTCTTCAGCTTATAAGGACTGACTTCAGATGGTTTACACATCTAGTTAAAATGCCCCTTGGCCACCCATGGGGTGTGTACTTGGATGAGGCTGACCTAGGATATGATGTGACATTATAAAACaagaattaaaagtaaaatatattgatatccttttcagtgtaaaatatgGGTTTATTCTTGTTTGCTAAGTAATACAATGGACTGTGAATATATGGAGTAAAGAGTGGCTACTTTAGAGGCCCAGTCCACCATCAGGACCATGTCGGCCAATGTTGAGCTCAAGTATGAGGAGGCTGTGAAGCAAGAGATCCTGACAAGCCAATTACATATCATTCTGGAAAATGAGATTTACTGTAACAACAATTAGCTCAGTTGGGAAAGTGTATTCTGAACAACAGCAAGGAAATCACTGTAGCTTCTTTCAtgatgatcacacctgtgagcTACAAAAGGACTCCACAGAAAGCAGACTGCTGTATGTTAATATGAACAGGAATAACGGGGAAAGAGGTAGTTAGACAGCTACACCTGTATATTTGGAAGCTCCTGgtcaaaatgtcaaatgaagTCATTGCAAAATCGCTTATAAATGTTACttattgcatatttaatgtGTCTTAAGTACTATTGGCAGTACATATGGAACCACtgcaatatgtaatattttctgcCTAAACATTACATACAGTTCCACTCTAATATGGAGGTAAGAAGTTGCAGAAAATTGGCCTTTGCCATACCCAGCCGTCAATCATGCCCAACGCATATAAAACCCCACTAACCTCCATGCACCACATGTGCTGTATTCTGTATGCTGGTGTGTCCTAGACACACTGCTGTTTCTGATCCGCCCTGCACTCCTTGCTCTGTGGTGGTTTGCCTGCCTTCCGCTCCACTGTTAGCAGGTGGTCTGGTGCAGTTCCTTGccatcccctcagcctctctcaactggtgttccacagggctcagtgctgggccccctactcttctcaatctgGTTACAACCTACAAACAATCAATAGATCTACTCCCCAATACCTACAAGAcatgatcacttgctacaccccaactagacagCTGCACTCCTCTGCCAGCTGGGTGGTCCTTGATTTTTCAGACTCACCTTTTTCCCGATCTCCTGCGTACTCAAAAAGCATGTATtatattatctgtttaatggttaaaacttaaaaaaaccctatatgcagcgacttgtgtaatgtgtactggATCATACAAGGACATATGATGAATTCACTGTACTCAAGAACCACATATCTGTATCCAGATCTTTCTCTCAGCTACACTTGAGCTGTCATGCACCTGTGACAGCGTGACAAGAGCACGTTTGTTCTGTCTTTCTACTCGATTCCACCAGCATTTCTCACGAGTCTTTATGGAGATTCTCTTATGAGGAAATGCTTATCCATTTGTCCATGTAGGACAGCTCCTGATGGTGCAATGGTCTGTCCCCAAGGGGAGCTGTCCTGGGTGTTAAATGGTCAATTGCTTACTGTTTCACATTACCCtcatttgatgcttttttttaaacactataAGCACGCTATACATCTCAAAACCAATGAAAAGTGCCTACTGTGATGCCAGAGGCCCCAAGGAAGAGGGCAACCCTGAGACCAGAGAACCTCCTTGTGACAGAAGCCTGAATGCCAAGTGGAGGAGCACAAATTTAACCAAAGGAAACTGGTACAAATTTGAAATTGTTCATGCATGTACGCTGTACCGTTGCTATAAAAACCTGTTAATACCTAGTTAATAACTTCAACCatgaatgagacaaaaacagaaCGGACTCAGAAATTgtcaaattttcttttaatttcaataaatatttgcagaTGTGAACTAGAGAATAAGggtaaaaaaattcaatttgcaTCTGTATTATTACAACGGTCTATGAAAATTTACTCCCCCCAAGACTGAAAAAACACTTTgacaagaaaagagaaaatttaatcAAAGGTTACTGTGCTTCCAGCTACTTTAGAAGCATCAGATCTTAATGAGCCTGTTGGTTTGAAACTTTGGGTAAAAGGACCTTCAGACTCAGACTGGGCTGTCAGTCACAGAGAGATTCCAGAACTGCAGACGATCCTCCGTCTCCCacatcatcatagtcagtgTGGTCAGGACCAGGGGGTCCCTcaccagggggcagagtggtCAACGCTTTCTCTCCTACAGGGACACAGTaggtgacacagtgacacacatcctTGTACACACCAGAGGTGGTCAGTGCAGCCAAACACCGTTTCAAACAAACCTAAAgatactttcaaaaataattactgaagtAAAAAGCACTcattccaaaatgaaaagtaaaaaagcatcaggtcaaAAGACGACTGAAATATTGAAGTTCAATTGATTCATAtgaagctttttaatgttctgaaataCAAGCAATGTAAACAGATACAATACAGtttcaaataatattttcaataaattacatCTTTGAAAATACATCAGTTAATCATCaaaagtgaatggaaaatgcacaaaaatttcTTGAAATTTAAACTGCTGAACATTAACCTTATGTTTATAAGATATGTGAAATTAGCATATTAGCTGCATGTATTAACATGTCAGTATACCTTTACAGATTTTTTAGAACAGTTTTAGTTAGTATTTAACTCCACATCTTGAGTAGagattaaaatttattcatttagcagatgcttttctccaaagcagcacccAATGATTACTGTGCAGTATTTACGTGACAGTTTTGTTAGAGGTTACTTAGAATGTTAGACACATTACACTGAGCTCTCTAAAAACATTCATCCATcaatacaccagagcaatgtaacacacacacacacacacacacacacacacacacacacacacacacacacacacacaatgctcaATGtaaagtcaccagtccacccaAAACACACGTCTTtagactgttggaggaaactaACAAGAACACAAGAAAGACACATTaataccacacagactgagcagggatttaaCCCACATCCAGTCCCACCATCCAAGTGCCAAGAGACAATCTACGCTACACACTACTTCCACTAAAtaagagaaaattattttaattatagtGTTTTCACCTCAATACGTTACTTTTTGAACATGTGCTATGTTCATGTTAATGAAATAGGAAACCCATTTGTGTTTCCAACAGTCCATATgtttaaagtaataaaacagGAGCAATTTACACAATAGCTCTCTGTTCAAgaataattataacaaaatcttacaaaatttccatttttatggAGGGTCTACTGTGTCTGTGGTATAAAAGACAACTGATTTTAAGAAGTTGGAAGATTACATGAAAACAGTGAGGGAAACTAGGTGATAGGAATATAATGGAGTAAAAGTACATGTTTCTTCTTTACAGATATACGTTTATAAAAGTAAGAAGGTACTGATGTCAAAAGTTACagtgaaacataaaaaaaaattccagaattTTACTTTAGTAGAAGTGaggaagtaaatgtaatgtgttactacccacctctagtgcacacatatacattaaGGGATGGAATAACACGGGACATGCAGTGTGGTTCAGAAAACCACATGTGACAAgaataggggcagctggtatcatagtggttagacctgctgccatTTAgaccaaaagtcacaggttcaagcaTCACTTACAGCTATtctacccttaatcaaggtacttagctcaagtttttccagtaaaattacccagctgtaaaaatgggtaaataattctaaccttaacattgcaagttgctttggagaaaagcatcagctaaaattaataaatgcaaatgttctaTTCCATCACTTGTGTGAAACTCACCTGGTAACACATGTGGACTCTGTTCTACACCCACagcatcatcatagtcctcTTCTGTGTCTTGTGTCCCCATCAGTGCTGAACCTGgaacagagagactgtgtggttCAGATTTAACATATCAAGTTTCTGCTGCaatgaaatacttttctttACATAAATCCAAGTGGAGTTAAACCAGAACTCTTACAACTATTACCAGCAAACTATAAAGGGAGAATGTATTAAGacacatttaatataatttgaaatGCTTGTTAATGTAATCAATAAATCACGATTCCTATTAAGAACATCAAGTCTCGATACAAATGCTGTGTATTACAAACATTATTGCGGTGGCATAAAACCTTGaacacattaatatatttaacaaactaCCTGGACTCTGTCCTGTGGTAACagcatcatcatagtcctcTGCTGTGTCTCCTGTACGCAGATCCTCTgtaacagagggagaaaaagcgTTTGTGTCTAACAGCAGTTGTACAGTGTCACTTCAACTCAGTCTTTACCGACTGATAAGAATTCATTCTagattatatttatgttttattaatgtagaCTGGAACTTTATATTATAATTGTTTATGTTTGAAGACCATTCACTGACATTAGTGATACCGTGGTATGACCTGCAGCCGCCAACAGAAACCCACCTGACAGACCAcctgcacttttctccataggAAAAGCATCATCATAGTAttctttcttctcatctgtccctgagagtaataaaaagttaaaaccgTGCATgcctttttattataaataaaacattctgaaataagACATAAAAAGAGAATACATGACAGAAAGATGTGAACATAGAACATAATAGGAAATAATGTTATGAGGTTGACTGTCACTAACAGTCCTAGTTgaactacaacacacacacacacacacacacacacacaacaagccccctacctgagagggggtctccctcactgtcctccacatcttcatacccagagggcacatcctcagacaggacacttcctgtgaaggagacacacactcactcctgTCCTCAGAGAGAAGATACATGaagttctctctgctgatgcctcacacactgagagaagaCAGGATGTGTGAGGTTCGAGCAGCTACCGCCCACACCCAGGAACGCTAACTGACACTCTTATCAccaacatcctcttcctccctattggctgctgtctctcatctggaccgtttacagcactgcagctgcgAGCTCCTCGTGTGGTTTCTCAGCTCAGATCACATTGTTACAGATGGAAGCCAAACGGTTTTTCATACCTGCCAGAGTAATTTTTATCTGCAGGAGGTATCATCTCACTAAAAGACATTTGAAGTATCCACCTGTAAGTGGTGGAAAATTGTGGTTTTCAACAAAGTTTCTGATTCTAAACAGTACATACAATATGACCCTATAATTCTGTGGATTTGGGTTTATAAtgcataatttcatttactgtttttacatatgggggtgcagtggagcagtggcatggtgggttggaccaggttctgctctctggtgggtctggggttcaagtcctgcttggggtgccttgtgacagacttgtgtgtgtgtgtgtgtgtgtgtgtgtgtgtgtttgtttacatacTCACtaatatatatagttttatgCAGGTGTTTGGAATCCCTGGCCAAATTACATTTCTAgctaattttgtaagtgaaaagtagttaaaaaaactgctgcaggaaatgtGCGCAAAACAGCATATTTGCAAATATTATTGCACAGTTACTATATATTTCATTAACTTTAAAGcactcaaacaaaaaaaaagtaattgtggTATGTGCAAACGTTTGGATGCCATTCCTCTTGTTCAGTgataaaaacttttttgcaaGGTCCTGGACCCTAATTATTTCATAAGGCTTTAACAGCCATTACGAGTTGTCACCTATTGACAAATAATatcaataaacaataaatttcCTGACACTCCAAACTTTGGGCTGTCATTCAACAACCATGCACTCCTCTAAGCAACTGAGTGAGGATGTGAAAATGAAGCTAAACGATTCCTACAAAGCAGGTGGTGGCTGTAAAAAGATTGCTAATGTTTTAAAGTTCATGACATAAGTAACTTGAACATTTAACAATTGCAAATATTGTTTTAACAccctttcctgcagcagttgtttactactttgtgtgtgtgtgtcccttttTAGTCACTAGGTCATCTTTTATATCAGAGTATAtagggatacacacacactttctgaaccgcttgtcccatacggggtcgcagggagccggagcctaacccagcaacacagggcgtaaggccggagggggaggggacacacccaggaagggacgccagtccgccgcaaggcaccccaagcgggactcaaaccccagacacaccagagagcagaactgcggcccaacccactgcgccaccgcaccccctgtgtgaCTAAAAAGGGCTAAAAGCGAAGTCAAAACTCAGACCTATGATGACAAATACCAACACTGCTCCCACTCCCCCCAGAGAATCTGTCAGTCACCAAATTATTTATGCGCAACCAGGAAAAGATTACTCCTGCTACCGATCATCCACACCCGCTATATTGCTTCAGAACCCATggtaaatcaaatttaaagtaataaaatacaatgtaacaAAGTGATCTCTCAGTAGTCTTATCAGTAGAACCTGTGTTCAGTAAAAATACGCTGTATCCAGTTGATCTAAGAGTTTATCCACCCGAGGCACTGGGTACATGTCAAACTTGGAAACAGCGTTAACCCTACCGTAGTAAACACAGAGCTATGAAACTGATTCATAACGCGTTACGGCTCAAAATGATTGAGAATTAAAGTCGACTGAGTCAGCAATATGTCTGTCGTCTTGTGTCGTCTCATCCTTAGAATGAGCCATGATAGACTCTACCAGTGGTAACTTCATAAAATTGACATGGGAGAGAAAAAGATCAAAATTGTGGGTTCTGAGAGAAAAGCCAAAATTTATGTGGCTTCCTTTAAACAAGACCATTCTTCATTCATTCTTAGGactcaattttatattttagtactagttttatttattcacatttattcatttagctgacacttttctcaaaatcaaCTTACAACACTGTTACCTAAAATTAttcaccagtttatacagctgggtaaagttAGGTATCCacttcactaccagctgtccaacatCTATTTATATAAAGCACAAGAAGAGGGCAccattaataataatcaaacTGACTTTCCATATTCGCTTATCCCTACTCAGGGTCTCTACTGCTCCTGCAGTCCAGAGAACATCCTGGAATCAATGGGCAAAAGGTTGTGTGGGGAGTAGTCCATtggagggtagccacacacatagacactcacacacaaacacaataagGACAACTTAGAGTagccaattcacctgaattcCATGTCGTTGAACCTttaggaagccagagcaccacAAGTTAACCCGTGGAGACACTGGTAGAACATGTAAacaacacacagactgagctggattcaaaccttcaccTAAATATCCCACATATTTTGAAGCAGGAGTGCTGACTGCTGCCCCACATTAAGAATACTGCCATGGAAATACTGCATTCTAGTTCATTCGTTTCTATTCAATTCATTTCATGTATGACCTTCGTGACAAGGTTTAACGCGAAGTGCTGCATTTAGTTATAAAAATGGTCACAAAAGGAAAATTTccttgaaaaataatgaaattctCAGTCTATAAATAACACTTGTCTTTTTCTATAATGTCAGAACAAAATAGGGTCACAACAACAAACATGTAAAGACAGTACACAGAGGgatagcaaaataaataatagttgAATTGTAAACCTTTGGCCagtggaggaaaagaaaaaacacccaACGAGACAGTGAAGTAAAGAAGATATGAATTCCCATGTGTCCAAGACCATGCTTGGATGTCTCCACTTCCTGGCAACAAAAATTCATagagaggaagaaaagatgATATTAACTTTATTTCAGTTCTACCGATAATCTTCCAGCGTAAGGTAATATGACAATATGAAAATTCCCTCACAAAATGCATCCAGTGCTTGTAAGGCCTTAAGCCCTGAAATAAACTGACCTGAACACACGACTCCCACGTCCTCCTTGTGAACACAGTCATGGTTTCTCCATTGAACAGAGGGACAGTCCCACAGAGATGATTCGTTCCCCACACAGCCCACTTTACTCAGCCAGATGGATCCATTTCCTGGACAAAAAGAGGTGGAGCGGAGAGCCGTCCCACATTGGAGctgcctgcacaccacctgagcatcattcaggtcccaggagtcatcacacactgtcccccaggagccctggtggaacacctccagcctccctgcATAGCTGCCCTCATCACCCACCAGTCTCAAGGATCTGTGTTCTGGAAGAAAGTACACAGGGAAGGAGGTACCATGTTTTGGTAAAACAGAATTAACTTTAAATACCCAGGATAATCCATCTATATCCAAACAATATTCATTATGAAGATAATTTAGAACTCATGTGTACTCACTGGAACATACTATGGACACATATGGACTGGAACTGcacttgagtgtgtgtggagcactgcAGTTGACCAGGTGAGactcagtcccagagcactgataccctgtgagacacacatcagtatcccctgtcccagacagggaggagctgtagatcctcactgcagaaccacagcccagctgtctgcagaccacagaGGCCTCCCTGTTgctccaggagtccaggagaactctgctccaggtgtgctggtagtgaacctccaactgaccctcacagccactctctccAGACAGTCGGACCGTCCCATTGAGGCTGGAGAGAGATGATCCTGCAGGAACATCAGCATCTCTTACAGGTTATCTTACAGCACCAGCAGTCCATTCTGTGTAAAGTATATTGTTTGTAATGAGTTTTACAGTTAACAGAACTGAGCTACAGAACAATGTTTCCATACAAACCTGTGACTGTGACCCCTCTCCTACAGTACAGTG
Above is a genomic segment from Scleropages formosus chromosome 5, fSclFor1.1, whole genome shotgun sequence containing:
- the LOC108942538 gene encoding putative DMBT1-like protein produces the protein MDMMQESSVMVRSAVLITVLVLLDSWSNREASVVCRQLGCGYQCSGTESHLVNCSAPHTLKCSSSPYVSIVCSKHRSLRLVGDEGSYAGRLEVFHQGSWGTVCDDS